Genomic window (Pieris rapae chromosome 12, ilPieRapa1.1, whole genome shotgun sequence):
CATCGGACTGCTGTTTATGTGCAATTGAGAGTGATTTAATTCAGTGCGACAGACACTAAAGGTTCTGTGTTCTATTGTTTGTTAGATTTATGTAGATTTCAGATATatgttatacttatttttgcgttaatttaatttgatagtcttatattatcattataaggagcagatttttaattgtctAAAAACTCAAGAATACTGTTTGTCAAGTTGTCtaacattcaaatttattCTGTAGTAAAATGACACAAAAAATCAGCCCCTAGAAACTAATGATTCTCCATATACTGTATTAAGTGTGATGTGGATTATAGCTTCAGAATTGTGTGCAACTGTAAGTAGCTGAGCTAAAATTTGCATTTGcactattgtttattataacataagcTAATTTTAATGGACCATCAATAGTCTCTTTATGAACTTCTATGCGTTACTATAGCATTTACAACCAAATGGTGtgttttgattaatatttaagtatcataaaggaataaaaaaagtgcaaaatttaatatgtaacaatttcaataaaaccaTGTAAACAATACTATTtcacaatttctttttttgtccTCGGTTATAAAGGTAATACTGTTGTAGACACTAAAATGGCATCTATCCAATATTCGCATTCAACctgttagaaatatttaaagagattaattaaaacaagacatgttttaatttaaatttttaatgaaactatttacaataaagtaatataaagatACAATATCAAACtgaaaaacaatttctatCTTCTTCATCATTAAGAAATGTGAtgtgaaaaacattttttttctaaaacataGTTAAAACTTACTCTACATTTAACAACTAAATtactaacattaaatatttgttattacaataaaaacattgaagctatatttttatgccCTATACCCAAAACACATGAGGAATGAAAATTACTACAAATCGAAAGATTGATAAATTAGCTTTAGCTATTTTACAATACCATAGCCAGCCAGCCAAGAATTAAACAGGAACCTCCAATGGGTGTGAGTCTTCTAAGTGCACGCTCTCCTGTAAATGCGTGATAATAACATGTGCCGCAAAAGAGTCCCATGCCAGCAATGAAGAAAGAACCagcctaaaatatttttaaacaattactttACTTCATATTAAGTGAATAAAGAGTTTTCCATCTTTCAATAAAGTTATACACTAAATTTACTCACAATGTAAGGTCTCCTACACAAAGGGACTGTCATTAAGGCTAAAGTATGCAGAAAGTGAAATCTGTTGGCAGTTTCAAATATCTTCTTTAAGTCTTCCTTAGTCTCAGTTTCTGAGAAAGTTCGATGTGCCCCCATTGCACCTAGAACAACAGCTGCAGCTCCACTTAAGCCAGCTATCCTTACAAAGGGTCCAGCCTGTTGTGCTAATTCCCATAGTGgcattttaatgattatgGTGGGCGGTGGTGATTCTATAGATTTACTTTTAAACACtccctaaaaataaaaattaaatatatattatacaaaataataatacgtcCAGAAATTGCGCCACCaccatatattataaaccatcaatattaaaaatagctaTTATATAAACCACTAAAACAGAATTTGCTATGTCATGcagtaaattacaaaaacttacaatatttcgtaaaatattCATAGCTCCCTCCGTCACCGTATTTATCATAAGTGTATCGACCAGATTCACCATACCTTTTAACTTTTACGCAACGATTATTTTCAAACGCTGAAGCCTTATTTCTAGGTTGTTTTGATGTctaaacaataatacaataagTTTTCTCCCTTTTAAAGTCAAGAAATTCTTATTGATTgggattaataatataaaaaatctattaaatcaGTTGGTTGACATTGACAGTTACCTTGTCCGCCCGGACACCGATTTTGTCAGATTATAGAATTGGCATTTGGCAGCAAATTCTCAATGACAAtctataagtaaataattgttcttgtcttataaaaatactatacatataataacttGACTTGTTTGATATTTTAGAGTCAAAAATTACTCGGACTCCCTatgatttattgtaaaaataaattgatttttatcatCTAAGTTCACGCTAATTCTCGTGTCTGTATCTCACCCTTAACATAGCCTCGAGACGTTATATGGAATAACGtatgtatatgaataataGACAAAAGTTATTCGTTATTCACTCAGATGCATTTTTGCCTGGTGatcataaacttatttatcaaattatgaTACCTCTGGAACTGACTAAACGAActgtaattttcatacaattttactTTTCGGCTTTCAAGGTCAAAGTCAATTATCACGTAGTCAATATGCGTTAAGCCCCAAGATCTCTTAATGACAAAAgggatatataaatatattatgaacgAAAGCGCAATTAACGTTTAGTAGACTGTTGTAAAAATATCACTAGTGCAGAACAGTCAGATATTTGAAAACCAGTAACCAGATTATACagatagataatttattttaatatgtttgttttacataCCTTGTCCAAATTAACGCAACTACCACATATTTCTACATTATAACAATCTCAAAAATAGATTAACCTTATCTTTAGATTTTAAGTTGTTgcgacatatttataaaaacaaatttcgaTAACGATACCTAgggtatgtaaaataaaacacgacGAATGTTATTTTATCTCAATTTCAAGCTttcttttctataatatacGTTTTTCATTCGTTTGCTATGTAACCATGtggcgtaaaaaaattattctatgTATCATgtggtataaatattttgattaactAGCTTAATTTAAGTACTATGTACGTACTTAAATTAAGCTagttaatcaaaatattataggatacaataagaaacattttagtaagtatataaatatttattctctaAGTGTAATGCGTGAAACTACATTTCCATTTTTTGTAGTGCTCTTGAGATTACCTACGGGCTTACTTAAAAAAGcacatttcatttgttttcgtCTTATCTCGTTAGTAAATTGTATCCATTTACGTCGTTCTCATCACTTATCGACGTCATCTTCCACACAGCAAATTCCAGCATACCTGAAAATAAGTTaactatttgaaaaaatataataagtttattgaaatttcaaGCATCTTTAATAAACCCTAAGTGAAAAAAAGTAGGTAAACACTTTAGTCGTTATCTTCAATGTTATTGAATCGTCTGAAGCTCGAATACTGGAACCTGTATTaacataatgataatttacGTACCCATCTCCAACAACACAATAAAACTCTTCGTATTGCTCCATGGTGACATCCTTGGCTGAACGGCATCGCGTCAAATATACGCACAATCCTACCTCACCACCTACGGCCTTTTCACAACTAGCATCACCTCCGGTAGTTCTTGGCACTGGCTGCATATATtagttttcattaatttatgaagGACGATGATTTGAAAGAAATGGTGCAAATAACTACATCGGTTGCAGCATATTATCAGTAAAGTACCAACTTCTGCTAACACCAGGAGCGgcttttgttttctttgacTTTCGTTTTTTTACACGTTTCGGTTGGTAGTGTTCCACAAACACGATTAAACATTGCTCTACCCAAAGCGTTGCGtacacagtttttttaatccGGGAGGTAGCGTTGCAAATACTTATAGAATATTgcagtatatttcattacaagtgcggaaagcctgtcattgcaaagaGCTCCGAcaaatgtctacccgagccgaggcgcccTACCCATTCtaggtaggcaaagggaactacgcccatacagccaagtcttcagtagaatatttttattaatatgaaatgaaatgaaaccaAACCTAACTCagtgaatccaattattaaatctgatattgaaagaAATTAGTAGCGTCTTTTTTCCAATATTTGCacgaatcataaaaacttcgtgtttgtttttttctttttaatatccattgttttgacagttggaaAAGagaacgcacgagtgcggaaAAGGTAAAGAAAAAGCACAAGTGTCTAATAGTCCTCATCCCGAACGCAATACGTTTCTGCAATacgccactttttgagcaattgtattaaaaaagtcaTAGTAAGCCGGCTGATATTAACatcgataataatttttctaaatccGATATGACTTTTAAGCGAACCGGCCGTCAGCTACTCATTTTTTTCAGCATAGATTGATCTTAAGTATTCATGAAAAATCTACTGGCATacatttactatttaattttgtttgccATTTTAGCAACCTTACCTAACCCACTACGACTGCGCCAGCTGACTTCACTAATAAGTCAGCCGAaatcaattgaaaataatggCAAGCGATCGGCGTAAAATCACTAGTTAATGCAACGCTACCTCTCAGACTAGAAGACAAAATATAGAGGAGAAATTTGatgagttaataataattaataatacaattttatcaattatacgAACATCAGATTCCGCAGGTAGTTTGAGGCTAACTTCGGTACCATTGACTGTGAAATTGTATGATTTGGTATAAGCGTGACACAAAGTCGCAACCCACGAAAGGTCCGCTGTTGTGGATTGGTGTAACACAGAGGCAGTTGTTGAAGGAACAGATTGCGAAGAATCCAATGCTGACGAGATATGTGCGTCTGTAAAACAATcaagtacatattatgttattacatTACTAATTAAATCAGTGAACTGGAATTATGTTAGGAAATTTAGGAATTATGTAGGTTTAAATAAGCATAGCTAATGTAAATTAGAATTTTGTCACAACTACAATCACAGATTATTATCGTACAAGTTCTACTTGATACCTCAAGCCTATACGAATACATAccgtaattatataattcttcttcttcttcttcagcGTTATAAGATCCAAAATCAGCATGCGGACctaataagttaatttttattttacatcgtTCGATCAGTTTTCTTAGCTCACAAGGAGCAtaggattattaaaataagacttttaaataagaacttgaaaaataagatttacaataaacaaataaccaAACAGAAGAAAAGTAAATAGTGCATATAATGGTAAACTTACTTATGAACATCGGCGAAACTGACAGAGCAGACGAAGGATAGTAATTATGGTGTGAAGAGATGGCGCTAGGCATGTATCCAGACAaggctaaaatataaaatcaaaatcaaaattcgtttattcattttagatgtgtcttagggcatgcttatgaatgtcaaaatattacaaaattcgcgaaagagcaaaactatgccatccgttcgcaaaactaccaggaggccttgttctgagaagaaagGGCTTCTTGCAaggactatatatatatatatatatatgaattatgGGTAAAATTTTGCAATGTCAATGAAAAAATACCTGTGAAAAATTGCATAGTATTTCGTATTTCGGGGTCAACGTATACTGAGTCGCATGCGATCAGCGAGATTGTGGTGTGTGATGAGGTAAAAAGCTTATTCACATAAAGTGTTAAATTTCAAAGCAATGAGATATGTGGATATATTAACTATGAATAGGTAAGGAAAAATGAATAGACCGATGACTTCCCTAACCTTGGAGAAATTCTGAAATGCAATATATGTGAAAAACCAAATCGCAAGATATTACCTAATACTCTGTTGGGAgattgtatataattgtaatttgagGCAAAAGATGGGCTGCGTGGCAAAGCTGCAAGATAGACATGGGGATGTGAGTGTGATTTGTAACCGGCCGTATTACCTGTAAAATTGGGAAATTTATCGTAACCCTAATGAGGACTACGCTTTGGCAATTCCTCTtcgttaaaatgtttattttagttttaaattagtttctaGTGTCACAAAATTGAAAGCAGTATTCAAAAACACTGACTAAACTCAGCTCGAataggtaatattattattttcataaaaacttttaaaggaatttttaaaaccCGAATATATATAGACTGGATATGTACATAGCCATAATATGATAGACTTCTGGCGAACAAAAAGTTTCCTTCTGATCTAACGAGAGGTTACAAAAGCTAGAACGTTTAGTAGACCAAAGTGTCTATTAGTATAATAATCAGGATCTGTCGAAAGCGACGGTGGTAAAATAGATAGCTGTTGTGACCCTGAAGCCAAATCTGACCGAATCGGGGAAAGCCATCATACATTGATTTGATACCAAGTATCAAGACCAAACGTACTCTTAGGAAATATACAATGTAACACAGAACTTCAGACCTCGCTCTCCAAAAGTCCAATGCTGCGAGAATCCCACTAGATATTATATCTGAAGACTAAACTACAACAAACATCGGAACGACgctattttgaaaaaaatgctGATGAATTAGGACTCCACTATGTGAATGTCAAAACTATCCAGCTTGTACTGGTGTTCAGAAGCTGGAAAGCCTCGGGTGTGGGAATAGCATAAATAGACAAAGACGATTTAGTGTATTAGCGATAGTTCGCATTAGTAATAAGTGGAAAATTAGTGTAAGCCGCAGTAAGAACGCATAAACAAAGTAATATGTTTCAAGAAGTGTTCTGGGACAAAATTGATATCAATACTCCTCTatgcttttaatataaagtaaaacttGTTTGGTGGAAGAcgctaatttaaaaaaaaagagtgtgtgtacctatgtacacgcgttagaagttatatttctttggcgtatggacaaaaaattactaaagtGCAgcagtgattaacgataaatattaaaattaatcaataatattttatttaaataaataaattattagtaaatactatcaccgtcgtatatgaaattgatttaaaagcaccaaaataatatttttttattcacactgtttaattgtactgttaacGAAACACGTGtcctgaatataaaaatagaatatacaacttgaacaaagttatcgatatatttaaagtaacgCAATTTTACTCGTATTACAGACAATGCTTTATTtccgaaattatttttacaaacacaATATTCTGGTCCAAATAAACGCCGTTATATTATCTGGTCTATACCTAGTCTCAATAATAAAACCTGCTCACCTATGAACACCGGTTGTGTTACATAGAGATAGGTTAATTTCatcagaaataaattaatagataacAAACAATTACGTAACACGTATTGtaaatctctctctctctctcgtcgtggtcagcaactaAGCATCTAAAACGGACTATCTGCTGTATTGTAGATATTTGAGTAAAATACGACATTACAATAGTATGTTGCATACTTACGTATTGCGCTTAATGGTGACCCATAAGCAGCATATTCTGGCCCTGAAATTGAtccattttcattaattaaatcttatttgtttaaacacTATTATTccagctttatttattatcttgaattgaatatatttaaacttacgtTGGGAATCAACTGGCTCTGTATTAACAGCATTTGTTGCATTTGGCTTAACCACGACGAGTGACGTTAGAGGTGTCACAAATTCGTACTGAAAGTCAATTGTATACATTGTGtgaagtaatattaattagtgtATGATTTAATCTAATTGAAAgttaaggtatttattttctacGTCTATACGGCtacgttatataaatatataactgagAATATAAACGGGAACttacgaaataataaattatattttctcttgAACAAATATTAACATACTAGTTTTGAAGGGGAACCAATTTGGGAAACAGACATTGTTTCTGCCCTGTACATTGTTTTTACTATtcataattatactaaatagaTAAGTAACTGAAAATTGCGTTAATTGTACCTGTAAAGCAATTCCTAGGGCTCGCTTTTCTGGGCTTGTTTCCGATTTGTCGTCTCCGTCACCAGCGTCCTTTTCGTCTAATAATTGTTTGATGGTCAGATACGCCCACAGCCTCTCCAGAGGCATGTActcatttttagttttacttaCTGAGATTTTCGGTGATATTGTGTACtttttctgaaaaaattacaattaaatactgataaaaaatttatttgctgTCAAATTGTGATTAGAATGCTTTATTTGTGGGAATCATACTAGATGTTTTGTCACGCCATCTCCCGccgattttataaatttaactacaGATATGTTAATTTAGAGAAAATGTGTACATTTCTTTCAATTTACCTTGCCGCGACCATCGTCGACATTATAGAATCCTGTCACTTGTGATTCGATCTCTTGCGCGTTGTCTTCAACTCTTCCCGCAACAACTAACTCAGAACCTTCATACACAGCTCGGAACTTGCTGCGAGTTACCGAACCTTCTTtgacctatttaaaaaaaagtaaaatgtaaCCGAACGCTTAATAATAACAGTTAAGAGGCACTACTCTTCTAGGTATTGCTCCAGAAGATCTGAAGACACATATTTTTAGATCCAAGCCAAAActtgcataaataaaattcactgATCAAAAGCTTGAAACTGTGCCGTTTAATCACTTTTCTAGCTTAAGCAGCAGCGAGaaataaatcgattaattacGAAAGCACTGACCAGTGTTGGATATAACAAGGTCAACAGgcgattattaattattcacgatgaataacaaaacaattaacaatacATTGAAAGCTATCGAAAACAGATCATACAAACAACTCATACAAGTGccacattaatattatagtctAATAATTGAAAGTATGTCATTGAGCCATGTCGAATTCatcaaaagaataataaatagaagcTATGTATCTAAACGTGCCGAAATACATTGGgactatttacattaaaaatattgtgtcaAATAATGCCTAAAACGTTGCTTGTGTTTCGTGACTTTAATgagttgaattaaaattatagttattcgggactatttcaattttattaaaattaataatcaacTAAATTAACAGGTTCTTATGTTCAAACAAATGGCGAAGAGCGTTCTAGTTTGTCGCCTTATAccagtttatatttagttcaAATGTATTTGTTCTTATTCATAACAAAGAAACCTGCTAACCTGATCCTTGGGGTAAGTAAAGTGCACATTGGACAGCAATGGCGATGAAACTTGTTGGTAAAACTCGCGTAATTGCAACGCAGCATCAGCAGCTTCGTAGATATGACGCATAAAGCCTTCATTGCGCAGTGACAGCTTACGCAGAAAAGTACGGTCAGCATCCTCACCTTAGtaaaatacattcaatattaaatttcgttacaaaaattaagataaaatactaCTTAATACTGTTAATTTGTGTGTTGGATAGTGGaagctaaaattaattaaggcCGTAGAAAGAGTACGGCACTATATCGAGaaacttaaacattaacaacaacaacaacaaaactaATTACAGATTTCAGCTGTGactattactataattaaaaaagcagAAACtaatcttatattataatttttagtgtttaataatagttttctaTTTCTTGCTTTACGTGAAATCGAATCACTCACacctatttttaattcaatctGCTAAGgatttatatagttattaaaaaaattacacaccAAAAGCAAGAGCAAAAATCGTGGCCTTTTTCTCGCCGTAATTCTTTTCAGAGATGTGGCTAAGAATGCGCCCAGTGTTGGTCTCTCCTTCGGTAGGGTCTCCATcggtcaaaaatattataattggttCCAGCTCTAAGGGTTTGAaagataacattaattatatacattgtaatccaatatacaaacaataagGTTCGTTCCTCATGTACGAACTGACAAAAAGTAGGTACGAGAAGGTTCAGTAAATGGGACAATCTAACCATTGCTTTTGGAAGATGTTGGTTTTCCTATTTGtcataaagattttatactTCTTACTTCTAGCTAGCTCAGCTTCTATAGCAATCTTATTTCGTTATCCatttcaatatatatgaatatactTACCGTTTTTGATATCATTGTCTCCCGACAGAGCGCGGCTTTCTTCTGCTGCCGGAGTGGTCAGTGTAGTCGATTGTTCTGTTATAGTTTCGTTTTCCTTTGCAATTGGTTTAACTTTCCAGTCAACTCCCTTACGAATTAGATCTATAGCTACGCTCAGTGCGCTGTGTATGTCGGTACCTACAATTGTTATTACGTTTTTAGATACATATATGACTCGGGGTTCAAGTTCATGACCTCTGAGATCGAAATAATAAAGAAccgaatataatgtttaaattgtcATAAATAATTCCATGACAAAATCCttatttttaagcatattaataaagttcatTTATATTACCTCCAAACGCCTGCATTCTGGATATAATAACTTtagctttattaatattttcaggaGTCACAAGTGAAGGAGGAATCAGCACTGTATTCTCACGTCTGGTGTAGCTCCAATTACGACGTTTATCCGATTCAGGCTTATCCGCTTCATTAAGGTTATGAACctattttcaaaagaaaaatttcGTTTCAATTTTCTATAAGTCTCGAAGAATATTATGATTGATgacaaataactttatatttacagTTATCAAAAGACTTTGCAATATATACGTTTCaagtaatatttcaaatgtgaatgttattttcttatttattcattattcacATTCATCTGGTAAATGGAATTACCCGTGAACGCGCTCATTCGTAAAAGTTGCCTATTTATTCAGCTTTTTCTAACTATAAAGTTGCTAAATTTACGTAAACAAAGCATACCGTGACGTCAGAGTTAAATTCAATGATACTGAAATAATCGCCTGGATTTAGTTTGCTAAGGATAGTTTGCATGGCTTCACCAAGCTGTTCAATTTTACGGCCCATCATAGATCCTGATGTATCCAATACAAAGACAGCATGTTTCTTTAGTGGAGGAAGCGAGCCCGGCACTAAGAAATGCACGAAGTAACCGTCGTTTACCTGAAAAAGACTCATAGTTCGAACAAAGaaagtttgtttaaaaattttttactaGTTCTGCGTTTCAAATTagcaaaaatctatataatttaattggcaGGTTGTATATAGATGTTTTCTTACTAATATGTCCTTTGTATTCGTCCGGTCCACATCATATTGTACCACAAACTGACCAATTGTTCCTTCTTGTTTATCTTCTTGAGACGAGCGTAAGTAATAAGGTCTGTGTGATGCAGATTCCTTAGATTTTGTCTGTAATACAAATAGAAGGATGTTTAATTACGTTTTGATAAGCTTATTGAAGATGAAAGAGGAAACTCACggtataaatatcaataagtCTTCTCTGTTCCTGCAGGTCTGGTTTGAAAGTAATTGTTGCTTCTCTATCATCATGCCCTCTATCAATAGCGGCAATAggattttctataaaaaaaataaagtgtcaTAGATGTAAAGAATATAAActtatcattaatataatcctttatataaacattttttaaacctttttattattttgaattagattttttctGCGCCATTTCATATATCTTTTCGTGTTCAttatcaaaatacaatatgGAATGGGGTAGAAAATATGAGTTTAAGTGCACACATTACTTGTGGCCAGGTGATTTCTACAGCTGCACAAGGCACGAACTACCTAAACCTGGCTTGAAACCAACGTTCCGAACTTTATAAGAGCTGAAGACTGACCCTCTTCTAGCCCAGACTAGTACGTAAATCCATAGATTTGTAGCAAATAGAAAAGCCAAAAGTCGCCATTTcggatagatttttttataattttttgctaAGTTAagcttaataaatatgtacgtatacattttaataatattaataaaaaaatgcaatttcatTAACAGAACTTATGGCTACCTTAGTTATGACAGGCCAAGTAAAGCTATATTATAAGTTGAAGTCGTTACACAAgctaattgtaataaataatgtgacAGGGACG
Coding sequences:
- the LOC111001197 gene encoding inter-alpha-trypsin inhibitor heavy chain H4 isoform X4, with amino-acid sequence MGKIRLLRTILCVSLVISYASSAAVTTQETIVVTRSDIETQENSTPTPSASPEMTTEEPNIPIKITEMRVHSEIALRYASTAVVTTVRNPAKRSQEAVFRMLLPETAFISGFIMTLDGKSYKAYVKEKEEAKNIYNQAVSQGISAAHVSAKARDSNHFTVAVNVEPNSTAVFNLTYEELLVRRNGVYNHAINLHPGALVPKLKVTVHIKESEKITTLRVPEVKTGNEVDATDADAQNPIAAIDRGHDDREATITFKPDLQEQRRLIDIYTTKSKESASHRPYYLRSSQEDKQEGTIGQFVVQYDVDRTNTKDILVNDGYFVHFLVPGSLPPLKKHAVFVLDTSGSMMGRKIEQLGEAMQTILSKLNPGDYFSIIEFNSDVTVHNLNEADKPESDKRRNWSYTRRENTVLIPPSLVTPENINKAKVIISRMQAFGGTDIHSALSVAIDLIRKGVDWKVKPIAKENETITEQSTTLTTPAAEESRALSGDNDIKNELEPIIIFLTDGDPTEGETNTGRILSHISEKNYGEKKATIFALAFGEDADRTFLRKLSLRNEGFMRHIYEAADAALQLREFYQQVSSPLLSNVHFTYPKDQVKEGSVTRSKFRAVYEGSELVVAGRVEDNAQEIESQVTGFYNVDDGRGKKKYTISPKISVSKTKNEYMPLERLWAYLTIKQLLDEKDAGDGDDKSETSPEKRALGIALQYEFVTPLTSLVVVKPNATNAVNTEPVDSQRPEYAAYGSPLSAIPLSGYMPSAISSHHNYYPSSALSVSPMFISPHADFGSYNAEEEEEELYNYDAHISSALDSSQSVPSTTASVLHQSTTADLSWVATLCHAYTKSYNFTVNGTEVSLKLPAESDPVPRTTGGDASCEKAVGGEVGLCVYLTRCRSAKDVTMEQYEEFYCVVGDGYAGICCVEDDVDK
- the LOC111001197 gene encoding inter-alpha-trypsin inhibitor heavy chain H4 isoform X2, with the protein product MGKIRLLRTILCVSLVISYASSAAVTTQETIVVTRSDIEENSTPTPSASPEMTTEEPNIPIKITEMRVHSEIALRYASTAVVTTVRNPAKRSQEAVFRMLLPETAFISGFIMTLDGKSYKAYVKEKEEAKNIYNQAVSQGISAAHVSAKARDSNHFTVAVNVEPNSTAVFNLTYEELLVRRNGVYNHAINLHPGALVPKLKVTVHIKESEKITTLRVPEVKTGNEVDATDADAQNPIAAIDRGHDDREATITFKPDLQEQRRLIDIYTTKSKESASHRPYYLRSSQEDKQEGTIGQFVVQYDVDRTNTKDILVNDGYFVHFLVPGSLPPLKKHAVFVLDTSGSMMGRKIEQLGEAMQTILSKLNPGDYFSIIEFNSDVTVHNLNEADKPESDKRRNWSYTRRENTVLIPPSLVTPENINKAKVIISRMQAFGGTDIHSALSVAIDLIRKGVDWKVKPIAKENETITEQSTTLTTPAAEESRALSGDNDIKNELEPIIIFLTDGDPTEGETNTGRILSHISEKNYGEKKATIFALAFGEDADRTFLRKLSLRNEGFMRHIYEAADAALQLREFYQQVSSPLLSNVHFTYPKDQVKEGSVTRSKFRAVYEGSELVVAGRVEDNAQEIESQVTGFYNVDDGRGKKKYTISPKISVSKTKNEYMPLERLWAYLTIKQLLDEKDAGDGDDKSETSPEKRALGIALQYEFVTPLTSLVVVKPNATNAVNTEPVDSQRPEYAAYGSPLSAIRNTAGYKSHSHPHVYLAALPRSPSFASNYNYIQSPNRVLALSGYMPSAISSHHNYYPSSALSVSPMFISPHADFGSYNAEEEEEELYNYDAHISSALDSSQSVPSTTASVLHQSTTADLSWVATLCHAYTKSYNFTVNGTEVSLKLPAESDPVPRTTGGDASCEKAVGGEVGLCVYLTRCRSAKDVTMEQYEEFYCVVGDGYAGICCVEDDVDK
- the LOC111001197 gene encoding inter-alpha-trypsin inhibitor heavy chain H4 isoform X3, with translation MGKIRLLRTILCVSLVISYASSAAVTTQETIVVTRSDIETQENSTPTPSASPEMTTEEPNIPIKITEMRVHSEIALRYASTAVVTTVRNPAKRSQEAVFRMLLPETAFISGFIMTLDGKSYKAYVKEKEEAKNIYNQAVSQGISAAHVSAKARDSNHFTVAVNVEPNSTAVFNLTYEELLVRRNGVYNHAINLHPGALVPKLKVTVHIKESEKITTLRVPEVKTGNEVDATDADAQNPIAAIDRGHDDREATITFKPDLQEQRRLIDIYTTKSKESASHRPYYLRSSQEDKQEGTIGQFVVQYDVDRTNTKDILVNDGYFVHFLVPGSLPPLKKHAVFVLDTSGSMMGRKIEQLGEAMQTILSKLNPGDYFSIIEFNSDVTVHNLNEADKPESDKRRNWSYTRRENTVLIPPSLVTPENINKAKVIISRMQAFGGTDIHSALSVAIDLIRKGVDWKVKPIAKENETITEQSTTLTTPAAEESRALSGDNDIKNELEPIIIFLTDGDPTEGETNTGRILSHISEKNYGEKKATIFALAFGEDADRTFLRKLSLRNEGFMRHIYEAADAALQLREFYQQVSSPLLSNVHFTYPKDQVKEGSVTRSKFRAVYEGSELVVAGRVEDNAQEIESQVTGFYNVDDGRGKKKYTISPKISVSKTKNEYMPLERLWAYLTIKQLLDEKDAGDGDDKSETSPEKRALGIALQYEFVTPLTSLVVVKPNATNAVNTEPVDSQRPEYAAYGSPLSAIPLPRSPSFASNYNYIQSPNRVLALSGYMPSAISSHHNYYPSSALSVSPMFISPHADFGSYNAEEEEEELYNYDAHISSALDSSQSVPSTTASVLHQSTTADLSWVATLCHAYTKSYNFTVNGTEVSLKLPAESDPVPRTTGGDASCEKAVGGEVGLCVYLTRCRSAKDVTMEQYEEFYCVVGDGYAGICCVEDDVDK